One Luteimonas sp. MC1825 DNA segment encodes these proteins:
- a CDS encoding COX15/CtaA family protein, which produces MTATQPARTGPRSVPRHFHRIAWLAVGLALCVIVFGAFVRLSNAGLSCPDWPTCYGRAAWPQAAHQVADHAASAIRPFETHKAWREQLHRHLAAALGVLVLVLALLAARRQPRGIARIVLAAALVALAIPLYMQGQHVAASALAILGEAILLSAALRRIGSDLARTSAITLAVIIFQALLGMWTVTWLLKPLVVMGHLLGGLLTLSLLVWMAWRATDRPIVLADAQALRRVLWVALAALGVQVALGGWVSANYAALSCGAGSWSADNFPKCVGLWVPPTDFAEGFVLWRGIGVDYEGGVLDGAARIAIQLAHRMMAVVAAAALLWAAVRALRTPGLRGWGSTLAALTVAQVSLGILNVKLALPLSVAVMHNAGAVLLLFVLVSLLARLRAVD; this is translated from the coding sequence ATGACCGCCACGCAACCCGCGCGCACAGGCCCGCGCTCCGTCCCCCGCCATTTCCATCGCATTGCCTGGCTGGCCGTCGGGCTGGCGCTGTGCGTGATCGTGTTCGGCGCGTTCGTGCGCCTGTCCAATGCCGGGCTGAGCTGCCCGGACTGGCCGACCTGCTATGGCCGCGCCGCGTGGCCGCAGGCCGCGCACCAGGTGGCCGACCACGCGGCCTCCGCGATCCGCCCCTTCGAAACCCACAAGGCCTGGCGCGAACAGCTGCACCGCCACCTCGCCGCGGCGCTGGGCGTGCTGGTGCTGGTGCTGGCGCTGCTGGCCGCGCGCCGCCAGCCCCGGGGCATCGCCCGCATCGTGCTGGCCGCGGCGCTGGTGGCGCTGGCGATCCCGCTGTACATGCAGGGGCAGCACGTCGCGGCGTCGGCGCTGGCCATCCTCGGCGAGGCGATCCTGCTGTCCGCGGCGCTGCGCCGCATCGGCAGCGACCTCGCGCGGACGTCCGCGATCACGCTGGCGGTGATCATCTTCCAGGCACTGCTCGGCATGTGGACGGTCACCTGGCTGCTGAAACCGCTGGTGGTCATGGGCCATCTGCTGGGCGGGCTGCTGACGCTGTCCCTGCTGGTCTGGATGGCGTGGCGTGCCACCGACCGGCCGATCGTGCTGGCCGACGCGCAGGCGCTGCGGCGCGTGCTCTGGGTCGCCCTCGCGGCGCTCGGTGTGCAGGTCGCGCTCGGCGGCTGGGTGAGCGCCAACTACGCCGCGCTGTCGTGCGGTGCCGGCAGCTGGTCGGCCGACAACTTCCCGAAGTGCGTGGGCCTGTGGGTGCCGCCAACCGACTTCGCCGAGGGCTTCGTGCTCTGGCGCGGGATCGGCGTGGACTACGAGGGCGGCGTGCTCGACGGCGCGGCGCGCATCGCGATCCAGCTGGCGCACCGGATGATGGCGGTGGTCGCGGCCGCCGCGCTGCTGTGGGCGGCGGTGCGCGCACTGCGCACGCCCGGCCTGCGCGGATGGGGCAGCACCCTGGCGGCGCTGACCGTCGCCCAGGTCAGCCTGGGCATCCTCAACGTCAAGCTGGCGCTGCCGCTTTCGGTGGCGGTGATGCACAACGCCGGCGCGGTGCTGCTGCTGTTCGTGCTGGTCTCGCTGCTCGCGCGCCTGCGCGCGGTGGACTGA
- a CDS encoding DNA/RNA non-specific endonuclease, with the protein MSFETQHLLAPLPPPPWRGLEAFLFGAHAGKPAALDPALLDAPPGDVRFDLDAGSVRISDAKAGQHSTTYTACGDMTVRGRDGAGTDVPLRYEASLRNADATPAAMQALNPFDPATIPPRARIEVHGADYAGTALEPAFRTLADANGLASIDDLRLSLEMTEKGQLRVMTGSGQLFDAPRDGGPGSDALDREDFTRHTTMLSEPAGADRAAYTRMLLTGEVPDSTVVLAEDVEPGEVRGTVTEAGSGEVNDITWSLDAEGRPTGAEAVLTWEPSSKGRDSDRIETSAQSRFRTDNGMKGTPDDVGHVFAYRFANGHGEVNMFPQFGLFNRGAYAKMEQEWSDWLGTGMEVRIDIDLVRNGGHRPEEVHVDYEVIDPATGAVVYDPTLIAFANAEGQSFDAIASKQMPGMIDRASA; encoded by the coding sequence ATGTCGTTCGAGACCCAACACCTTCTGGCTCCCCTCCCGCCGCCACCCTGGCGCGGCCTGGAAGCGTTCCTCTTCGGCGCACACGCCGGCAAGCCCGCCGCGCTGGACCCGGCACTGCTCGATGCACCACCCGGCGACGTCCGCTTCGACCTCGACGCCGGCAGCGTGCGCATCAGCGACGCGAAGGCCGGCCAGCACAGCACCACCTACACCGCCTGCGGCGACATGACCGTGCGCGGCCGCGACGGCGCCGGTACCGACGTGCCGCTGCGCTACGAGGCCAGCCTGCGCAACGCCGATGCCACGCCCGCCGCGATGCAGGCGCTCAACCCCTTCGACCCGGCCACCATCCCGCCGCGCGCGCGTATCGAAGTGCATGGCGCCGATTACGCCGGCACCGCCCTTGAACCCGCGTTCCGCACCCTGGCCGATGCCAATGGCCTCGCCTCCATCGACGACCTGCGGCTGTCGCTGGAGATGACGGAGAAGGGCCAGCTGCGGGTGATGACCGGCTCCGGACAGCTGTTCGACGCGCCGCGCGACGGCGGCCCCGGCTCCGATGCACTCGACCGCGAGGATTTCACCCGCCACACCACCATGCTGTCGGAGCCGGCCGGCGCCGACCGTGCCGCGTACACCCGCATGCTGCTCACCGGCGAGGTGCCCGACAGCACCGTGGTGCTGGCCGAGGACGTGGAGCCCGGCGAAGTGCGCGGCACCGTCACCGAAGCCGGCTCGGGCGAAGTGAACGACATCACCTGGTCGCTCGATGCCGAAGGCCGGCCGACCGGCGCCGAAGCGGTGCTGACCTGGGAGCCGTCCAGCAAGGGCCGTGACTCCGACCGCATCGAGACCAGCGCGCAGAGCCGGTTCCGCACCGACAACGGCATGAAGGGCACGCCCGACGACGTCGGCCACGTGTTCGCCTACCGCTTCGCCAACGGCCACGGCGAAGTGAACATGTTCCCGCAGTTCGGCCTGTTCAACCGCGGCGCCTACGCCAAGATGGAGCAGGAGTGGAGCGACTGGCTGGGCACCGGCATGGAGGTGCGGATCGACATCGACCTGGTGCGCAACGGCGGGCACCGCCCGGAAGAAGTGCACGTCGATTACGAAGTGATCGATCCGGCCACCGGCGCCGTGGTCTACGACCCCACGCTGATCGCGTTCGCCAACGCGGAAGGCCAGTCATTCGACGCCATCGCGTCGAAGCAGATGCCCGGCATGATCGACAGGGCCAGTGCCTGA
- the dnaG gene encoding DNA primase, which translates to MARLSDAFIDDLLARTDIVEVIAARVPLKRQGREYSARCPFHDERSPSFTVSPTKQFYHCFGCGAHGTAISFLMNYDRLEFLDAVDELARRAGIEIPRETRQHNENPDTRDLFAILDEAARFFRGELAGNAEASAYLDRRGVDAAVREQFAIGHAPGGFSALKDALGSDPRRLSLLERAGLLSKNERGHSYDKFRDRVMFPIHDRRGRVIAFGGRVLKADDSPKYLNSPETPLFHKGRELYGLWQVRQANQKIARLIVVEGYMDVVALFQHGISQAVATLGTATTPDHAELLFRNAPDVYFCFDGDAAGRRAATRAMESVLPRMKDGRQAFFLFLPEGEDPDTIVRNEGAAGFDARLVDATPLSQFLFDSLAEDGINLATLDGKARLAERARPMLAQLPDGAFADLMQQRLTELTGVGARNSAPHVHVPTQRAHRAPASTAPRRSLVRSAIALLLQKPALALDITPPYRFVALRQPGVPLLTELIAIVSARPDIGTGALLAQFEGREEAAALQKLASQTMPGEEAGWHLEFLDVIGQLDRQTLMQRTDELQAKQREEGLDAVDKAELRELLLARGRNVG; encoded by the coding sequence ATGGCACGCCTTTCCGACGCCTTCATCGACGACCTGCTCGCCCGGACGGACATCGTCGAGGTGATCGCCGCGCGCGTGCCGCTGAAGCGCCAGGGGCGCGAATATTCGGCGCGCTGCCCGTTCCACGACGAACGCTCGCCATCGTTCACGGTGTCGCCGACCAAGCAGTTCTACCACTGCTTCGGCTGTGGCGCGCACGGCACCGCGATCTCGTTCCTGATGAACTACGACCGCCTCGAGTTCCTCGACGCGGTGGACGAACTCGCGCGCCGCGCCGGCATCGAGATCCCGCGCGAAACGCGGCAGCACAACGAGAACCCCGATACCCGCGACCTGTTCGCGATCCTCGACGAGGCTGCGCGCTTCTTCCGCGGCGAGCTGGCCGGCAACGCCGAGGCGAGCGCCTACCTCGATCGCCGCGGCGTGGATGCCGCGGTGCGCGAGCAGTTCGCCATCGGCCATGCGCCGGGCGGCTTTTCGGCGCTGAAGGACGCGCTGGGCAGCGACCCGCGGCGGCTGTCGCTGCTCGAGCGTGCCGGCCTGCTGTCGAAGAACGAGCGCGGCCACAGCTACGACAAGTTCCGCGACCGGGTGATGTTCCCGATCCACGACCGCCGCGGGCGGGTGATCGCGTTCGGCGGCCGCGTGCTGAAGGCCGACGACTCGCCGAAATACCTCAACTCGCCGGAGACGCCGCTGTTCCACAAGGGCCGCGAGCTCTACGGCCTGTGGCAGGTGCGCCAGGCCAACCAGAAGATCGCGCGGCTGATCGTGGTCGAGGGCTACATGGACGTGGTGGCGCTGTTCCAGCACGGCATCAGCCAGGCGGTGGCCACGCTGGGCACGGCCACCACCCCCGACCACGCGGAGCTGCTGTTCCGCAACGCGCCCGACGTCTACTTCTGCTTCGACGGCGATGCCGCCGGCCGCCGTGCCGCCACGCGCGCGATGGAATCGGTCCTGCCGCGGATGAAGGACGGCCGCCAGGCGTTCTTCCTGTTCCTGCCCGAGGGCGAGGATCCGGACACCATCGTGCGCAACGAGGGCGCGGCCGGGTTCGACGCGCGCCTGGTGGACGCCACGCCGCTGTCGCAGTTCCTGTTCGACAGCCTGGCCGAGGACGGCATCAACCTCGCCACGCTGGACGGCAAGGCGCGGCTGGCCGAACGCGCCAGGCCGATGCTGGCGCAGCTGCCCGACGGCGCGTTCGCCGACCTCATGCAGCAGCGCCTGACCGAACTCACCGGCGTCGGCGCGCGCAACAGCGCGCCGCACGTGCACGTGCCCACCCAGCGCGCGCACCGCGCGCCGGCCAGCACCGCGCCGCGCCGCAGCCTGGTGCGCAGCGCCATCGCGCTGCTGCTGCAGAAGCCGGCGCTCGCGCTCGACATCACCCCGCCCTACCGCTTTGTCGCGCTGCGCCAGCCCGGCGTACCGCTTCTGACCGAACTGATCGCGATTGTCAGCGCGCGCCCGGACATCGGCACCGGCGCCCTGCTCGCGCAGTTCGAAGGCCGCGAGGAAGCGGCGGCGCTGCAGAAGCTGGCCAGCCAGACCATGCCCGGCGAAGAGGCCGGCTGGCACCTCGAATTCCTCGACGTGATCGGCCAGCTCGACCGCCAGACGCTGATGCAGCGCACCGACGAACTGCAGGCCAAGCAGCGCGAGGAGGGCCTGGACGCCGTGGACAAGGCGGAGCTGCGCGAGCTGCTGCTGGCCCGAGGGCGCAACGTCGGCTGA
- a CDS encoding YihY/virulence factor BrkB family protein: protein MPRFITSRLKSGFERLQQSLPYAIAQRFVEIDILTHAASLTFFALLSLAPLLVLLLWLTASLYPAAQDALLTQIQGIAGSGAGEVASTVLENARTEPDVGSLAGTWSTLLLLFGATAVFARLQGTLNAIFHTAGDKLRGGLRAWLRKRVFSFGVVIALGFLLLVSAALTTVLEIAFGGSPTLPVLGNLAALALYTVAFALMYHYLPDRRVRWRQALLGGLLTAVLFVLGRWGIGLYIAEAAPGSAYGAMGTLVVLLVWLYYAAVVFFVGAMITAVIDERWRFGDVQRRLDERAARRGLPPVAETPSTTAAASAKPATREPERAAG from the coding sequence ATGCCCCGATTCATCACGTCCCGCCTCAAGTCCGGTTTCGAGCGCCTGCAGCAGTCGCTGCCCTATGCCATCGCGCAGCGCTTCGTCGAAATCGACATCCTCACCCATGCGGCGTCGCTGACGTTCTTCGCGCTGCTGTCGCTGGCGCCGCTGCTGGTGCTGCTGCTGTGGCTGACGGCGTCGCTGTATCCCGCGGCGCAGGACGCGCTGCTCACGCAGATCCAGGGGATCGCGGGCAGCGGCGCCGGCGAGGTCGCCAGCACCGTGCTGGAGAACGCGCGCACCGAGCCCGATGTCGGCTCACTGGCGGGCACGTGGAGCACGCTGTTGCTGCTGTTCGGCGCCACCGCGGTGTTCGCGCGGCTGCAGGGCACGCTCAACGCGATCTTCCACACCGCCGGCGACAAGCTGCGTGGCGGCCTGCGCGCCTGGCTGCGCAAGCGCGTGTTCTCGTTCGGCGTGGTGATCGCGCTGGGCTTCCTGCTGCTGGTGTCGGCCGCGCTGACCACGGTGCTGGAGATCGCCTTCGGCGGCTCGCCCACGCTGCCGGTGCTCGGCAACCTGGCGGCGCTGGCCCTTTACACGGTCGCGTTCGCGCTGATGTACCACTACCTGCCCGACCGGCGCGTGCGCTGGCGCCAGGCGCTGCTCGGCGGCCTGCTGACCGCGGTGCTGTTCGTGCTCGGCCGCTGGGGCATCGGCCTGTACATCGCCGAGGCGGCGCCAGGCAGTGCCTATGGCGCGATGGGCACGCTCGTGGTGCTGCTGGTGTGGCTGTACTACGCGGCGGTGGTGTTCTTCGTCGGCGCGATGATCACCGCGGTGATCGACGAGCGCTGGCGCTTCGGCGACGTGCAGCGGCGCCTGGATGAGCGCGCGGCGCGGCGTGGCCTGCCGCCCGTTGCCGAAACGCCGTCCACCACGGCCGCAGCGTCCGCCAAGCCGGCCACGCGCGAGCCGGAACGCGCGGCCGGCTAG
- the rpsU gene encoding 30S ribosomal protein S21, with product MPSVKVRENEPFEFALRRFKRTCEKAGVLAETRKREFYEKPTQERKRKAAAAVKRQSRRTSRDVTKRQRLY from the coding sequence ATGCCCAGCGTCAAAGTCCGCGAAAACGAGCCTTTCGAGTTTGCCCTCCGCCGCTTCAAGCGCACCTGCGAAAAGGCCGGCGTGCTTGCCGAGACCCGCAAGCGCGAGTTCTACGAGAAGCCGACGCAGGAGCGCAAGCGCAAGGCCGCGGCTGCCGTGAAGCGCCAGTCGCGTCGCACCTCGCGCGACGTCACCAAGCGCCAGCGCCTGTACTGA
- a CDS encoding cytochrome c oxidase subunit 3 encodes MAQAHAEQHDPTAYFVPHHSKWPLFASMALFVTMFGLATWFNEVDWGRSVFFVGIAGLAAILFKWFADVILESVSGFYNKQVDGSFRMGMVWFIFSEVMFFGAFFGALFYARMLVQPWLGGAGDGMMTNVLLWEGYTPAWPSAGPGNVGGVFQTIPAWGLPLLNTLILLSSGVTLTIAHHALKAGHRKPLMWFLGITVLLGCLFLFFQVEEYIHAYRELNLTLGSGIYGSTFFMLTGFHGAHVTLGTLMLAIIWLRCAKGHFSKDDHFAFEAVAWYWHFVDVVWLGLFLFVYVL; translated from the coding sequence ATGGCACAGGCCCACGCCGAGCAGCACGACCCCACCGCCTACTTCGTCCCGCACCACAGCAAGTGGCCGCTGTTCGCGTCGATGGCGTTGTTCGTCACCATGTTCGGCCTGGCGACCTGGTTCAACGAGGTCGACTGGGGCCGCAGCGTGTTCTTCGTCGGCATCGCGGGCCTGGCGGCGATCCTGTTCAAGTGGTTCGCCGACGTGATCCTCGAGTCGGTGTCGGGCTTCTACAACAAGCAGGTCGACGGCTCGTTCCGGATGGGGATGGTGTGGTTCATCTTCTCCGAAGTGATGTTCTTCGGCGCCTTCTTCGGCGCGCTGTTCTACGCGCGCATGCTGGTGCAGCCGTGGCTGGGTGGCGCCGGCGACGGCATGATGACCAACGTGCTGCTGTGGGAGGGCTACACCCCGGCGTGGCCGTCGGCCGGCCCTGGCAACGTGGGCGGCGTGTTCCAGACCATCCCGGCGTGGGGCCTGCCGCTGCTCAACACGCTGATCCTGCTGTCGTCGGGCGTCACGCTGACGATCGCGCACCATGCGCTGAAGGCCGGCCACCGCAAGCCGCTGATGTGGTTCCTCGGCATCACCGTGCTGCTCGGCTGCCTGTTCCTGTTCTTCCAGGTGGAGGAGTACATCCACGCCTACCGCGAGCTCAACCTCACGCTGGGCTCGGGCATCTACGGCTCCACGTTCTTCATGCTGACCGGCTTCCACGGCGCGCACGTCACGCTCGGCACGCTGATGCTGGCGATCATCTGGCTGCGCTGCGCCAAGGGTCACTTCAGCAAGGACGACCATTTCGCGTTCGAGGCCGTCGCCTGGTACTGGCATTTCGTCGACGTGGTGTGGCTGGGCCTGTTCCTGTTCGTCTACGTGCTCTGA
- a CDS encoding GatB/YqeY domain-containing protein: MSLKQRLTDDMKTAMKAGDKANLGVIRLMLAAIKQREVDDRVELDDASVLATLEKMLKQRKDSVSQFEAASREDLAAIERAEIEVIQRYLPDKLGEAEVIFEIDAAISESGAAGPADMGKVMGLLKPRLAGKADMGQVSALLKGRLAG; this comes from the coding sequence ATGAGCCTCAAGCAGCGCCTCACCGATGACATGAAGACGGCCATGAAGGCCGGCGACAAGGCCAACCTGGGCGTGATCCGCCTGATGCTCGCCGCGATCAAGCAGCGCGAGGTCGACGACCGCGTCGAGCTCGACGACGCCAGCGTGCTCGCCACGCTCGAGAAGATGCTCAAGCAGCGCAAGGACTCGGTGTCGCAGTTCGAGGCCGCCAGCCGCGAGGACCTGGCCGCCATCGAGCGCGCCGAGATCGAAGTCATCCAGCGCTACCTGCCGGACAAGCTGGGCGAGGCCGAGGTGATCTTCGAGATCGACGCCGCCATTTCCGAGTCCGGCGCCGCGGGCCCCGCGGACATGGGCAAGGTGATGGGCCTGCTGAAGCCGCGCCTGGCCGGCAAGGCCGACATGGGCCAGGTCTCGGCGCTGCTGAAGGGCCGCCTGGCCGGCTGA
- a CDS encoding SURF1 family protein has protein sequence MSRRATWAVVGWLLAILVIAAFTMLGSWQLGRQHDKQATLDAVAATLAARAARPLSVAADTERAQGYDWASGRGHFAEAPALLLDNQQRGGRSGVRAYRVFIPQSGTPLLVELGWLPVPGDRRMPDVPRPRGEFEVAGMLAPPPSRGIGGTGLAAAPGDSGALLAIGLVPSELAAAMGQPRLAARVLRLDPDLPLGYARDLDMLANTLPPERHLGYAVQWFALAAAMLVIALILSFRRTRR, from the coding sequence GTGAGCCGTCGCGCCACATGGGCGGTGGTCGGCTGGCTGCTCGCGATCCTGGTGATCGCTGCATTCACCATGCTCGGCAGCTGGCAGCTGGGCCGCCAGCACGACAAGCAGGCGACGCTTGACGCGGTGGCGGCCACGCTGGCCGCGCGCGCGGCACGGCCGCTGTCGGTCGCGGCCGACACGGAACGCGCGCAGGGCTATGACTGGGCCAGCGGACGCGGCCATTTCGCCGAGGCGCCGGCGCTGCTGCTCGACAACCAGCAGCGCGGTGGACGCAGCGGCGTGCGCGCCTACCGCGTGTTCATTCCCCAATCCGGGACCCCGCTGCTGGTCGAACTCGGCTGGCTGCCGGTGCCCGGCGACCGCCGCATGCCGGACGTGCCGCGGCCACGGGGCGAGTTCGAGGTCGCCGGCATGCTGGCGCCGCCGCCGTCGCGCGGCATCGGTGGCACGGGTCTGGCAGCCGCGCCGGGCGATTCCGGTGCCCTGCTGGCGATCGGCCTTGTGCCATCCGAACTCGCCGCCGCCATGGGCCAGCCGCGCCTCGCGGCGCGCGTGCTGCGCCTCGATCCGGACCTCCCGCTGGGCTACGCCCGCGACCTCGACATGCTCGCCAACACGCTGCCGCCCGAACGCCATCTCGGCTACGCGGTGCAGTGGTTCGCGTTGGCCGCCGCGATGCTCGTCATCGCGCTCATCCTCAGTTTCCGCAGGACCCGCCGATGA
- the cyoE gene encoding heme o synthase, translated as MRAPFDQYWQLTKPRVVALIVFTALVGMFLAVPGLPPARQAIFGLLGIWLAAASAAAINHLIDQRIDRLMVRTAQRPLATGALTPAQVLAFAVGLGALSMAILIALVNPLTAALTFASLIGYAVVYTGFLKRATPQNIVIGGIAGAAPPLLGWAAVTGMQNEWDWAHALLPVLIVFVWTPPHFWALAIFRREDYARALVPMLPVTHGVQYTRWQILLYTVLLLVVSVLPWAVGMSGLFYLGGALVLGLVFLWYAWRLMDPPDDFFPMRVFNYSVVYLMALFAFLLVDHWLLPWLQPLPLFELQRVG; from the coding sequence ATGCGCGCACCCTTCGACCAGTACTGGCAGCTGACCAAGCCGCGCGTGGTCGCGCTGATCGTGTTCACCGCGCTAGTGGGCATGTTCCTCGCGGTGCCCGGCCTGCCACCCGCGCGGCAGGCGATCTTCGGCCTGCTCGGCATCTGGCTGGCGGCGGCGTCGGCGGCGGCCATCAACCACCTCATCGACCAGCGCATCGACCGGCTGATGGTGCGCACCGCGCAGCGCCCGCTGGCGACGGGCGCGCTCACCCCGGCGCAGGTGCTGGCGTTCGCGGTCGGTCTTGGCGCGCTGTCGATGGCGATCCTGATCGCGTTGGTCAATCCGCTGACCGCGGCGCTCACCTTCGCCTCGCTGATCGGCTATGCGGTGGTCTACACCGGCTTCCTCAAGCGCGCCACGCCGCAGAACATCGTGATCGGTGGCATCGCCGGCGCGGCGCCGCCGCTGCTCGGCTGGGCGGCGGTGACCGGCATGCAGAACGAGTGGGACTGGGCGCACGCGCTGCTGCCGGTGCTGATCGTGTTCGTGTGGACGCCGCCGCACTTCTGGGCGCTGGCGATCTTCCGCCGCGAGGACTACGCGCGCGCGCTGGTGCCGATGCTGCCGGTGACGCACGGCGTGCAGTACACGCGCTGGCAGATCCTGCTGTACACCGTGCTGCTGCTGGTGGTGAGCGTGCTGCCGTGGGCGGTGGGCATGAGCGGCCTGTTCTACCTCGGCGGCGCGCTGGTGCTGGGCCTGGTGTTCCTCTGGTACGCGTGGCGGCTGATGGACCCGCCGGACGACTTCTTCCCGATGCGGGTCTTCAACTACTCGGTCGTGTACCTGATGGCGCTGTTCGCGTTCCTGCTCGTCGACCACTGGCTGCTGCCCTGGCTGCAGCCGCTGCCCCTGTTCGAGCTGCAGCGGGTGGGGTAG
- a CDS encoding protein tonB, producing MFRFVLAAMLALFAVSGPAQGAQKRSAGFEVSMLITGDLDIEIDGSVSRHTIDDGDAIPPYAVNIIERAITHWRFEPVLVDGKPVPARARMTLRLLGTPMEDGGLAVRLASATFGECGEPGSDHVSSIKMTPPSYPRAALHMGATGTAYLILKIGADGRVSDAVAEQVNLRFIAPATTMKAARKEFSAAAISAARRWIFAPPTTGDDVNAPFWSVRVPVTFAINSEATEEGTHGKWVAYIPGPRQSAPWREDESEGNDAIADGAFHQAGTGYRLLTPLQSES from the coding sequence ATGTTCCGTTTCGTTCTGGCCGCCATGCTGGCCTTGTTCGCAGTATCGGGGCCCGCACAGGGCGCCCAGAAGAGGAGCGCCGGGTTCGAAGTCTCGATGCTCATCACCGGCGACCTCGACATCGAGATCGATGGTTCGGTGTCCAGGCACACCATTGATGACGGCGATGCGATTCCTCCCTACGCCGTCAACATCATCGAGCGAGCCATCACCCACTGGCGCTTCGAGCCTGTCCTGGTGGACGGGAAACCCGTCCCCGCGCGGGCGCGCATGACACTGCGGTTGCTCGGCACCCCGATGGAAGACGGCGGCCTCGCGGTCAGGCTGGCTTCTGCCACGTTTGGCGAGTGCGGCGAACCCGGGAGCGACCATGTCTCTTCGATCAAGATGACGCCCCCATCGTATCCGCGGGCCGCGCTCCACATGGGCGCAACCGGGACGGCCTATCTGATACTGAAGATCGGCGCCGACGGCCGCGTCTCCGATGCGGTTGCGGAGCAGGTGAACCTGCGATTCATCGCCCCTGCCACGACGATGAAGGCTGCGAGGAAGGAGTTTTCGGCAGCGGCCATCAGCGCGGCTCGGCGCTGGATTTTCGCGCCGCCCACGACGGGGGACGACGTCAATGCCCCCTTCTGGTCAGTACGTGTGCCGGTCACTTTCGCCATCAACTCGGAAGCAACCGAGGAGGGCACGCATGGCAAATGGGTGGCCTACATCCCCGGCCCCCGTCAGTCAGCGCCTTGGAGGGAGGACGAATCGGAGGGCAACGACGCCATCGCCGACGGAGCCTTCCATCAGGCCGGTACCGGCTATCGCCTGCTGACGCCGCTGCAGTCGGAGAGTTGA
- a CDS encoding cytochrome c oxidase assembly protein, giving the protein MSRKTSGIAKMLLASLAAFAFTFSLVPLYRIACEKVFGIRLDNTAVDAGAYATRGADAEARVVTVEFDGGVNSKLPWSFRPNQFTMQVRVGEQYETTYYAHNNSDRTVVGSATPSVAPARASGYFAKTECFCFTAQTLHAGETRDMPVRFIIDPSLPKDVKTITLSYTFFKNDVLTAREQAAGPASAHVPRAAP; this is encoded by the coding sequence ATGAGCAGGAAGACCTCCGGCATCGCCAAGATGCTGCTGGCCTCGCTGGCGGCGTTCGCGTTCACGTTCTCGCTGGTGCCGCTGTACCGCATCGCCTGCGAGAAGGTGTTCGGCATCCGCCTGGACAACACCGCGGTCGATGCCGGCGCCTATGCCACCCGCGGTGCGGACGCGGAGGCGCGCGTGGTGACCGTGGAGTTCGATGGCGGCGTGAATTCCAAGCTGCCGTGGTCGTTCCGTCCCAACCAGTTCACCATGCAGGTGCGCGTGGGCGAGCAGTACGAGACCACCTACTACGCGCACAACAACAGCGACCGCACGGTCGTGGGCAGCGCCACGCCGTCGGTCGCGCCGGCGCGCGCCTCGGGCTACTTCGCCAAGACCGAGTGCTTCTGCTTCACCGCGCAGACGCTGCACGCCGGCGAGACGCGCGACATGCCGGTACGCTTCATCATCGACCCGTCGCTGCCCAAGGACGTCAAGACGATCACGCTGTCCTATACCTTCTTCAAGAACGACGTCCTGACCGCGCGCGAGCAAGCCGCGGGTCCGGCGTCGGCCCACGTGCCGCGCGCGGCACCCTGA
- a CDS encoding twin transmembrane helix small protein, with protein sequence MSDSLKTLLIIAFLILILWNLGAGLYYMLVDRGTTKRTVNALTRRIALSVALILLVVLAIWMGWITPHGING encoded by the coding sequence ATGAGCGATTCCCTCAAAACCCTGCTGATCATCGCGTTCCTGATCCTGATCCTGTGGAACCTCGGTGCCGGCCTGTACTACATGCTGGTCGACCGCGGCACCACCAAGCGTACGGTGAACGCGCTGACCAGGCGCATCGCGCTGTCGGTCGCCCTGATCCTGCTGGTCGTCCTCGCCATCTGGATGGGCTGGATCACGCCTCACGGCATCAACGGCTGA